A single genomic interval of Arthrobacter sp. NicSoilB8 harbors:
- the ruvA gene encoding Holliday junction branch migration protein RuvA has product MISFLRGTVAHVGLSSAVIDLNGAGMSVNATPQTLSSLRVGDEGKLFTSLIVREDSLTLFGFASDDEREVFDVLLSVSGVGPRLALAVLAVHEPEAIRVAAHSGDGKAFTKVPGIGPKVAGRIVLELAGKLVPHGTGGAAGTPAPLPSAESVWKPQVVAAMTSLGWSEKDATASIEKSLADSPDLAANGNVAEILRATLRWLGQDGARAGNRVGARG; this is encoded by the coding sequence TTGATCAGTTTTCTTCGCGGAACCGTAGCGCACGTTGGCCTGTCTTCCGCCGTGATCGACCTCAACGGCGCCGGCATGAGCGTCAACGCCACGCCGCAGACCCTCAGCAGCCTGCGGGTCGGGGATGAGGGCAAGCTGTTCACGTCCCTCATCGTGCGGGAGGACTCGCTGACCCTCTTCGGCTTCGCCAGCGATGACGAACGGGAGGTGTTCGATGTCCTGCTTAGCGTCAGCGGCGTCGGTCCGCGCCTCGCCCTGGCCGTGCTGGCCGTCCACGAACCGGAGGCCATCCGGGTGGCCGCTCACTCCGGCGACGGCAAGGCCTTCACGAAGGTCCCCGGAATCGGACCGAAGGTGGCCGGCCGGATCGTGCTGGAACTCGCCGGGAAGCTCGTACCGCACGGAACCGGCGGCGCCGCGGGCACGCCGGCCCCTTTGCCGTCCGCGGAATCCGTCTGGAAGCCCCAGGTGGTCGCCGCGATGACAAGCCTCGGCTGGTCCGAAAAGGATGCCACCGCCAGCATCGAGAAGTCCCTCGCCGATTCCCCCGACCTCGCCGCGAACGGCAACGTGGCGGAAATCCTCCGCGCGACGCTGCGCTGGCTGGGGCAGGACGGCGCCCGCGCGGGAAACCGGGTAGGCGCGCGTGGCTGA
- the secF gene encoding protein translocase subunit SecF: MVNFSTFGNELYTGKRSYDFVGYKKIWFLVAGIAVALSILIPIAKGGFNLGIEFRGGSEFTVSNVKTTDAALGEKAVQDVVAGSVPRVANVAGTTMRIQTDKLTDDETLQIKEGLTKAYGVTDNEVTSTFVGPTWGADVTKQALLGLAIFVGLAAVLMALYFRTWKMSLSALVGMIVTMFITAGVYGLSDFEVTPSAIIGFLTVLSYSLYDTVVVFDKIRENTSDIQASTRRTFAEEVNLAINQTLVRSINTMVVAILPVGAILFIGAGLLGAGTLRDLSLALFVGILVGTAATIFIAAPLYAWLRQGEPELVKQAKRVEQRRAEAAKTASPAAPATA, translated from the coding sequence ATGGTCAACTTCTCAACGTTCGGCAATGAGCTGTATACGGGCAAGCGCTCGTACGACTTTGTCGGTTACAAGAAGATCTGGTTCCTGGTTGCGGGGATCGCCGTCGCACTCTCCATCCTGATCCCGATTGCCAAGGGCGGCTTCAACCTCGGCATCGAGTTCCGTGGCGGCTCCGAGTTCACGGTCTCCAACGTCAAGACCACCGACGCGGCCCTCGGCGAGAAGGCCGTGCAGGATGTCGTGGCGGGTTCCGTGCCGCGCGTGGCCAACGTCGCCGGCACCACCATGCGCATCCAGACGGACAAGCTCACCGACGACGAGACGCTGCAGATCAAGGAAGGCCTCACCAAGGCCTACGGCGTGACGGACAACGAAGTGACGTCCACCTTCGTCGGCCCCACCTGGGGTGCGGATGTGACCAAGCAGGCCCTGCTCGGCCTGGCGATCTTTGTCGGGCTGGCCGCCGTCCTGATGGCGCTGTACTTCAGGACCTGGAAAATGTCGCTCTCGGCACTCGTCGGCATGATCGTCACGATGTTCATTACCGCCGGCGTCTACGGCCTGAGTGATTTCGAAGTAACGCCGTCGGCCATCATCGGCTTCCTGACAGTGCTCAGCTACTCGCTGTACGACACCGTGGTGGTGTTCGATAAGATCCGCGAGAACACCTCGGACATTCAGGCGTCCACCCGGCGCACTTTCGCCGAAGAGGTCAACCTCGCCATCAACCAGACCCTGGTCCGGTCCATCAACACGATGGTGGTGGCCATCCTGCCGGTCGGCGCGATCCTGTTCATCGGTGCGGGCCTGCTCGGCGCCGGAACCCTGCGGGACCTGTCCCTGGCGCTGTTCGTGGGCATCCTTGTCGGCACCGCCGCGACGATCTTCATCGCGGCCCCGCTGTACGCCTGGCTGCGGCAGGGTGAACCCGAGCTGGTCAAGCAGGCCAAGCGGGTGGAGCAGCGGCGTGCCGAGGCGGCCAAGACCGCCTCGCCGGCTGCGCCTGCCACCGCCTGA
- a CDS encoding bifunctional (p)ppGpp synthetase/guanosine-3',5'-bis(diphosphate) 3'-pyrophosphohydrolase — protein MAPGRPDVPVPVDNSGARPTFPGRRERTRSRLARLTGRGAPAYSPILEPLLRTVRANNPKEDFDLIQRAFVVAERCHRGQKRKSGDPYITHPVAVATILAELGLSGTTLAAALLHDTVEDTSYTLADLKAEFGPEVAMLVDGVTKLDKVSFGEAAQSETVRKMVVAMAKDIRVLMIKLADRLHNARTWRFVSAESSARKARETLEIFAPLAHRLGMNTIKWELEDLSFAALYPKVYEEIVRMVGDRTPEREKNLAVIRNQITEDLRAAKIKATITGRPKHYYSIYQKMIVRDKDFDDINDLMGVRVLVDSVRDCYAALGAMHSRWNPLPGRFKDYIAMPKFNMYQSLHTTVIGPGGKPVEIQIRTHEMHRRAEYGVAAHWKYKDQPNRTAAGPGSPRDGDMGWLRSLVDWQQETSDPGEFLDSLRFEINAREVFVFTPKGEVMALPAGSTPVDFAYAVHTEVGHRTIGARVNGKLVPLNSELNHGDWVEIFTSKAEGAGPSQDWQHFVKSARARNKIRQWFSKERREEAIDRGKDLLTKAMRKQNLPLQRLMTHDALAAIAEDFKYADISGLYAGVGDGHTSAQSVMERLVESLSGNEHPDDELAEVSIPTQVSKARFSDSGVVVRGVDDVWVKLARCCTPVPPDPILGFVTRGSGVSVHRTDCTNVSGLMDQPDRIVEVDWAPTQSSVFLVEIQVEALDRKSLLSDVTRVLSENHVNILAASVHTSTDRVAISKFAFEMGDPKYLSHVLSAVRRIDGVFDVYRTTGNRRRN, from the coding sequence GTGGCTCCCGGACGTCCCGATGTTCCCGTGCCCGTGGACAATTCCGGTGCCCGGCCGACGTTCCCCGGCCGGCGCGAACGCACCCGGTCGCGACTGGCCCGGCTGACGGGCCGCGGAGCCCCCGCGTACTCCCCGATCCTGGAGCCGTTGCTGCGCACCGTTCGCGCCAACAACCCCAAAGAGGACTTTGACCTCATCCAGCGCGCCTTCGTGGTGGCCGAGCGCTGCCACCGGGGCCAGAAGCGCAAGAGCGGGGACCCGTACATCACGCATCCGGTCGCCGTGGCGACCATCCTGGCAGAGCTCGGTCTCAGCGGAACCACGCTGGCCGCGGCCCTGCTCCACGACACGGTCGAAGACACCTCCTATACACTGGCCGACCTGAAGGCCGAGTTCGGCCCGGAAGTGGCCATGCTGGTGGACGGCGTCACCAAGCTGGACAAGGTCAGCTTCGGTGAGGCGGCCCAGTCCGAGACCGTCCGCAAGATGGTCGTGGCCATGGCCAAGGACATCCGCGTCCTGATGATCAAACTCGCCGACCGGCTCCACAACGCCCGCACGTGGCGCTTCGTCTCCGCCGAGTCCTCGGCCCGCAAGGCCCGCGAAACCCTGGAAATCTTCGCCCCACTGGCCCACCGGCTCGGCATGAACACCATCAAGTGGGAGCTGGAGGACCTCTCCTTCGCCGCCCTCTACCCCAAGGTGTACGAGGAAATCGTGCGCATGGTGGGGGACCGGACCCCGGAGCGGGAAAAGAACCTGGCCGTCATCCGCAACCAGATTACCGAGGACCTCCGCGCGGCGAAGATCAAGGCGACGATCACCGGCCGGCCCAAGCACTACTACTCGATCTACCAAAAGATGATCGTCCGCGACAAGGACTTCGACGACATCAACGACCTCATGGGCGTGCGTGTCCTGGTCGACTCAGTCCGGGACTGTTACGCGGCCCTCGGCGCGATGCACTCCCGCTGGAACCCCCTGCCCGGGCGTTTCAAGGACTACATCGCGATGCCCAAGTTCAACATGTACCAGTCGCTGCACACCACGGTGATCGGTCCCGGCGGCAAGCCCGTGGAAATCCAGATCCGGACCCACGAGATGCACCGGCGGGCCGAATACGGCGTGGCCGCGCACTGGAAGTACAAGGACCAGCCGAACCGGACGGCCGCCGGCCCCGGCAGCCCCCGCGACGGCGACATGGGCTGGCTGCGCTCCCTCGTGGACTGGCAGCAGGAAACGTCGGACCCCGGCGAGTTCCTCGACTCCCTGCGCTTTGAAATCAACGCCCGCGAAGTGTTCGTCTTCACCCCCAAGGGCGAGGTCATGGCCCTGCCGGCAGGGTCCACGCCGGTGGACTTCGCCTATGCCGTGCACACCGAGGTGGGCCACCGGACCATCGGCGCCCGCGTCAACGGCAAGCTTGTTCCGCTCAACAGCGAACTGAACCACGGCGACTGGGTGGAGATCTTCACCTCCAAGGCCGAGGGCGCCGGCCCCAGCCAGGACTGGCAGCACTTCGTCAAGAGCGCCCGGGCCCGGAACAAGATCCGGCAATGGTTCAGCAAGGAACGCCGCGAGGAAGCGATCGACCGCGGCAAGGACCTGCTGACCAAGGCGATGCGGAAGCAAAACCTTCCGCTGCAGCGGCTCATGACCCACGACGCCCTGGCCGCGATCGCGGAGGACTTCAAATACGCCGACATCTCCGGCCTCTACGCCGGCGTGGGCGACGGACACACTTCAGCGCAGTCCGTCATGGAGCGCCTGGTGGAGAGCCTCAGCGGGAACGAGCACCCGGACGATGAGCTCGCCGAGGTCTCCATCCCCACCCAGGTCAGCAAGGCCCGCTTCTCCGATTCCGGTGTTGTTGTCCGCGGCGTGGACGACGTCTGGGTAAAGCTGGCCCGCTGCTGCACGCCGGTGCCGCCGGACCCGATCCTGGGGTTCGTCACGCGCGGCTCCGGCGTCTCCGTGCACCGCACCGACTGCACCAACGTCAGCGGCCTGATGGACCAGCCGGACAGGATCGTGGAGGTCGACTGGGCACCCACGCAGTCCAGCGTGTTCCTGGTGGAGATCCAGGTCGAAGCGCTGGACCGCAAATCGCTGCTCTCCGACGTCACCCGGGTTCTGTCGGAAAACCACGTCAACATCCTCGCGGCGAGCGTGCACACGTCCACCGACCGGGTGGCGATCTCCAAGTTTGCGTTCGAAATGGGCGATCCCAAGTACCTCAGCCACGTGCTCAGCGCAGTCCGGCGGATCGACGGCGTCTTCGACGTGTACCGCACCACCGGAAACCGCCGGCGCAACTAG
- a CDS encoding DUF349 domain-containing protein, protein MADAATAESPTEPAEPVAAETPAEPAADAASPAVASPAPSPAPRPAPTPAAFAARPKAKPSAAAPAPAPAAVSSAASLAEAARWGRVEGDGHVFLTVDGTEYPVGQYPGVSADEALGYFARKFEDIVAQIVLLEQRVSSKAPTTDMQKTVTHLREQLAERNMVGDIRSAEARLDALVTQIGELEKAEKAEHEAVRAAELAAREAIVAEAEEIAGHDPAQIQWKTSSARMNELFESWKTAQKSGVRLGRSNEDALWKRFRAARTVFDRHRRAYFSQLDSNNSAAKAAKEKLITEAEALSSSTDWGFAAGEYRRLMDEWKASPRASRKDDDALWARFRAAQDVFFTNRQAANDEIDQEYGANLVVKEALLAEANELLPIKDLTAAKKALQSIRDRWEEAGKVPRADMGRIEAGLRKVEDAVRQAEDENWKRSNPETKARTNSALTQLEAAIAGLKDDLAKAEKAGDERKIKAAQEALEARQAWLEQLERSASELS, encoded by the coding sequence GTGGCCGACGCGGCGACGGCGGAATCCCCGACTGAGCCCGCCGAGCCTGTGGCCGCCGAGACGCCGGCGGAGCCCGCCGCCGACGCCGCGTCCCCTGCTGTCGCGTCGCCGGCTCCCTCGCCCGCACCGCGCCCCGCACCGACCCCGGCAGCGTTCGCTGCCCGGCCCAAGGCAAAGCCGTCGGCGGCGGCACCCGCTCCCGCCCCGGCGGCCGTTTCCTCCGCCGCTTCCCTGGCCGAAGCAGCCCGCTGGGGCCGCGTTGAAGGTGACGGTCATGTGTTCCTGACGGTGGACGGCACGGAATATCCGGTCGGCCAGTACCCGGGCGTCAGCGCCGACGAGGCCCTGGGTTACTTCGCCCGGAAGTTCGAGGACATCGTGGCCCAGATTGTGCTGCTTGAACAGCGCGTCAGCTCCAAGGCGCCCACAACGGACATGCAGAAGACCGTCACGCACCTCCGCGAGCAGCTTGCCGAGCGGAACATGGTGGGCGACATCCGCTCCGCCGAGGCCCGGCTGGATGCCCTGGTGACCCAGATCGGCGAACTCGAGAAGGCCGAGAAGGCTGAACACGAAGCCGTCCGCGCCGCAGAACTTGCCGCACGCGAGGCCATTGTGGCCGAGGCCGAGGAAATCGCAGGCCACGATCCCGCGCAGATCCAGTGGAAGACCTCCAGCGCGCGGATGAATGAACTGTTCGAGAGCTGGAAGACCGCGCAGAAGAGCGGCGTCCGGCTTGGCCGCAGCAACGAAGACGCGCTGTGGAAGCGGTTCCGCGCCGCCCGGACGGTCTTTGACCGGCACCGCCGCGCCTACTTCTCCCAGCTGGACAGCAATAACTCGGCAGCCAAGGCCGCCAAGGAGAAGCTGATCACCGAGGCCGAGGCACTCTCTTCCTCCACCGACTGGGGTTTTGCCGCCGGCGAGTACCGCCGCCTGATGGACGAGTGGAAAGCCTCGCCCCGTGCCAGCCGCAAGGACGACGACGCCCTGTGGGCCCGTTTCCGCGCCGCCCAGGATGTCTTCTTCACCAACCGGCAGGCTGCCAACGACGAGATCGATCAGGAGTACGGTGCAAACCTCGTCGTGAAGGAGGCGCTGCTGGCCGAGGCCAACGAGCTCCTGCCGATCAAGGACCTCACCGCCGCCAAGAAGGCCCTGCAGTCCATCCGCGACCGCTGGGAAGAAGCCGGCAAGGTTCCGCGCGCCGACATGGGCCGCATCGAAGCCGGCCTGCGGAAGGTGGAGGATGCAGTCCGCCAGGCCGAGGACGAAAACTGGAAGCGCTCCAACCCGGAGACCAAGGCGCGCACCAACAGCGCCCTGACCCAGCTCGAAGCTGCCATTGCCGGTCTCAAGGATGATCTGGCCAAGGCGGAAAAGGCCGGCGACGAGCGCAAGATCAAGGCAGCCCAGGAGGCTCTCGAGGCCCGCCAGGCGTGGCTGGAGCAGCTCGAGCGCTCGGCGAGCGAACTCTCCTAA
- a CDS encoding type IV toxin-antitoxin system AbiEi family antitoxin encodes MAADGVLTQLCQHGYLRPGTPSSPQLRARAASLAVAPSIRQRVVAGRMTAAWIYGCAAEPDRLALLVDANRRISSLRSVRGCTFHEVRLGPFDVVSLGGLMVSSPLRTALDVALHVEADRAVPALRALLARPELGVRLRLLRLAVDASPRLPHRRAALAKLAAAVPQPDGSVPADEPGAN; translated from the coding sequence ATGGCCGCCGACGGCGTCCTCACGCAGCTTTGTCAGCACGGCTACCTGCGGCCCGGCACCCCTTCCAGTCCGCAGCTGCGCGCCCGCGCCGCGTCCCTGGCCGTGGCGCCGTCGATCCGGCAGCGGGTGGTGGCGGGACGCATGACCGCGGCCTGGATCTACGGCTGCGCAGCGGAGCCTGACCGGCTTGCGCTGCTCGTGGACGCGAACCGGAGGATTTCAAGCCTGAGGTCGGTGCGCGGCTGCACTTTCCATGAAGTGCGGTTGGGGCCGTTCGACGTCGTCAGTCTGGGAGGGCTGATGGTGTCCAGCCCGCTGCGCACGGCTTTGGACGTTGCCCTGCACGTGGAGGCGGACCGGGCGGTTCCGGCGCTGAGGGCGCTCCTGGCCCGTCCCGAACTGGGTGTGCGGCTCCGGCTGCTCAGGCTTGCCGTCGACGCGAGCCCGCGCCTCCCGCACAGACGCGCAGCGCTGGCCAAGCTGGCCGCCGCCGTGCCGCAGCCCGACGGTTCCGTTCCAGCAGACGAGCCGGGGGCGAACTAG
- the ruvB gene encoding Holliday junction branch migration DNA helicase RuvB: MAEPSIVTGGEEPEERAIEAALRPKNLHDFVGQHRVRKQLSLVLEASRMRGRSADHVLLSGPPGLGKTTLSMIIAAEMNVPLRISSGPAIQHAGDLAAILSSLSEGEVLFLDEIHRMSRPAEEMLYMAMEDFRVDIVVGKGAGATAIPLELPPFTLVGATTRAGLLPGPLRDRFGFTGHLEFYSVEELELVLRRSAGLLDLKVNSAGFSEIAGRSRGTPRIANRLLRRVRDWALVHGIEQIDSRAASAALDMYEVDKRGLDRLDRAVLEALITKFGGGPVGLSTLAIAVGEETETVETVAEPYLVREGLLGRTPRGRIALAPAWTHLGFAVPAGVFGQDPLELFQADELADDPSDGPDSGTGGEFGEETGPERIRNSR; the protein is encoded by the coding sequence GTGGCTGAGCCGTCGATCGTCACCGGGGGGGAGGAGCCGGAGGAGCGCGCCATCGAAGCCGCCCTGCGGCCCAAGAACCTGCACGACTTCGTGGGCCAGCACCGGGTCCGGAAGCAGTTGTCCCTCGTCCTGGAAGCCTCGCGCATGCGCGGCCGCAGCGCGGACCACGTGCTGCTCTCCGGCCCGCCCGGCCTCGGCAAGACCACGCTGTCCATGATCATCGCCGCCGAAATGAATGTTCCCTTGCGGATCAGCAGCGGCCCGGCCATCCAGCACGCCGGCGACCTCGCCGCCATCTTGTCCTCACTCTCCGAGGGCGAGGTCCTGTTCCTGGACGAGATCCACCGCATGTCCCGGCCGGCCGAGGAAATGCTGTACATGGCCATGGAAGACTTCCGCGTCGACATCGTCGTCGGCAAGGGCGCCGGCGCCACCGCCATCCCGCTGGAACTGCCGCCTTTCACCCTCGTCGGCGCCACCACGCGCGCCGGCCTGCTCCCCGGGCCGCTGCGTGACCGCTTCGGGTTCACCGGCCACCTTGAGTTCTACTCCGTCGAGGAGCTCGAACTCGTCCTGCGCCGGTCCGCCGGCCTGCTGGACCTCAAGGTCAACTCGGCAGGGTTCAGCGAGATCGCCGGACGGTCCCGCGGCACGCCGCGCATCGCCAACCGGCTCCTGCGCCGGGTCCGGGACTGGGCGCTCGTGCACGGCATCGAGCAGATCGATTCCCGGGCGGCGTCCGCGGCACTGGACATGTATGAGGTGGACAAGCGCGGCCTGGACCGGCTGGACCGCGCCGTTCTCGAGGCCCTCATCACCAAGTTCGGCGGGGGACCCGTGGGCCTGTCCACCCTGGCCATCGCCGTCGGCGAAGAGACCGAAACCGTGGAAACCGTCGCCGAGCCCTACCTTGTGCGTGAGGGACTGCTGGGCCGGACGCCGCGGGGACGCATTGCCCTGGCGCCGGCCTGGACGCACCTGGGCTTCGCCGTTCCCGCCGGCGTCTTCGGCCAGGACCCGCTGGAACTGTTCCAGGCCGACGAGCTGGCCGATGACCCGAGCGACGGTCCGGACAGCGGGACGGGCGGCGAATTCGGTGAAGAAACCGGTCCGGAGCGGATCCGAAACAGCCGCTAA
- the ruvC gene encoding crossover junction endodeoxyribonuclease RuvC, producing the protein MTLRVLGVDPGLTRCGIGVVDVEKNRRATMVAFGVVGTSPEESLDQRLLVIATSIDEWLDLYEPDVLAVERVFSQLNVSTVMGVAQASGVVIAAAARRGIPVALHTPSEVKAAVTGSGTSNKDAVTKLVTKILRLDAPPRPADAADALALAITHAWRAGSGAAVATTGPGSQALTPAQRAWADAEAKARRAR; encoded by the coding sequence GTGACGCTGCGCGTCCTGGGCGTTGACCCGGGCCTCACCCGTTGCGGCATCGGCGTCGTGGACGTCGAAAAGAACCGCCGGGCCACCATGGTGGCCTTCGGCGTCGTGGGCACCTCACCGGAGGAGAGCCTGGACCAGCGGCTGCTCGTCATTGCCACGTCCATCGACGAATGGCTGGACCTCTACGAACCCGACGTCCTCGCCGTCGAGCGGGTCTTTTCCCAGCTCAACGTCAGCACCGTCATGGGGGTGGCCCAGGCGTCCGGCGTGGTCATTGCGGCCGCCGCGCGCCGCGGCATCCCGGTGGCCCTGCACACGCCGTCGGAAGTCAAAGCCGCTGTCACGGGAAGCGGCACCTCCAACAAGGACGCCGTCACCAAACTGGTGACCAAGATCCTCCGGCTGGATGCGCCGCCCCGCCCTGCCGACGCCGCCGACGCCCTGGCGCTGGCGATCACCCACGCGTGGCGGGCCGGGAGCGGGGCCGCGGTGGCGACGACGGGGCCGGGCAGCCAGGCACTCACCCCGGCCCAGCGGGCGTGGGCCGACGCGGAGGCAAAAGCGCGCCGGGCGCGCTGA
- the yajC gene encoding preprotein translocase subunit YajC has translation MTILLFVMLGLFVFMMFRRNKKTQQQQAQLQSKFEPGVEVMTSFGLFGRIVNIDEAENKVTLELSPGNTATVHRQAVTKIVEPVVAAEEPTVVPDDASSLTTEKVNADTTDSAAAANEAPRSETPEETLRRLNDEGKKDS, from the coding sequence ATGACGATTCTCCTGTTCGTCATGCTCGGACTCTTCGTCTTCATGATGTTCCGCCGCAACAAGAAGACCCAGCAGCAGCAGGCCCAGCTGCAGTCCAAGTTCGAGCCCGGCGTTGAGGTCATGACCAGCTTCGGACTGTTTGGCCGGATCGTCAACATCGACGAAGCGGAGAACAAGGTCACCCTGGAACTCTCCCCGGGCAACACCGCCACCGTGCACCGCCAGGCCGTCACCAAGATCGTCGAGCCTGTCGTCGCAGCCGAGGAGCCCACCGTTGTTCCCGACGATGCGTCCTCGCTGACGACCGAAAAAGTGAACGCTGACACCACGGACAGTGCGGCCGCCGCCAACGAGGCGCCGCGCAGTGAAACTCCCGAGGAAACCCTGCGCCGCCTCAACGACGAAGGCAAGAAAGACAGCTAG
- the secD gene encoding protein translocase subunit SecD produces the protein MARTGPKNSAIRMLVWLGVLIAAMTAVLAGGTLAGQASWAPKLALDLEGGTQMILAPKVEGDSGITEEQLNQAVAIIRQRVDGSGVAEAEISTQSGRNVVVSLPGTPAKETRALIQASADMNFRPVLQAGAGAAVPEASRTPEAQLPKPTAAPANSSDQNWITPEIYKQFEALDCDNPSQDKQQRSDPTKPLVTCEPASANSPAIKYILGPVEVKGSNIKSSSFQLQRGAQGAVTNEWAVNIQFDDAGTAKFKEVTERLYQFYAAGGGQTGSDPRAQFAIVLDDQVISAPRSLAVITDGRPQITGGFTEESAKALSDQLRFGALPISFEIQSEQQISATLGGEQLRMGMLAGLIGLLLVVVYSLFQYRALGFVTVASLVIAGVLTFLAIAILGWTENYRLSLAGVAGLIVAIGQTADSFIVYFERIRDELREGRGLVSAVENGWKRAKRTILASKAVNLLAAVVLFFVAVGNVRGFAFTLGLTAIADLIVVFMFTHPTLQLLARTKFFGEGHRFSGLDPKRLGAVPLYRGAGRIRTPEDKPVAVVRAKNTGAAAEAERRMTIAERRLAEKQEQAQQAQLAGSSKSASKEGK, from the coding sequence ATGGCACGAACTGGCCCCAAAAACTCAGCCATCAGGATGCTGGTCTGGCTTGGCGTACTCATCGCCGCCATGACGGCCGTCCTGGCGGGCGGCACCCTTGCCGGCCAGGCCAGCTGGGCTCCCAAGCTCGCCCTGGACCTTGAAGGCGGCACCCAGATGATCCTGGCGCCCAAGGTTGAGGGCGATTCGGGTATCACCGAAGAACAGCTCAACCAGGCCGTGGCGATCATTCGTCAGCGCGTGGACGGCTCGGGCGTCGCAGAAGCAGAAATCAGCACGCAGTCCGGCCGCAACGTCGTGGTCAGCCTCCCGGGAACGCCTGCCAAGGAAACCCGCGCGCTGATCCAGGCATCCGCCGACATGAACTTCCGGCCCGTGCTCCAGGCAGGCGCCGGCGCGGCGGTCCCCGAGGCTTCCCGGACCCCTGAGGCGCAGCTGCCCAAGCCGACAGCCGCACCCGCCAACAGCAGCGACCAGAACTGGATCACTCCCGAGATCTACAAGCAGTTCGAAGCACTCGACTGCGACAACCCCTCCCAGGACAAGCAGCAGCGGTCTGACCCGACCAAGCCGCTGGTGACCTGTGAGCCGGCCTCGGCAAATTCGCCGGCCATCAAGTACATCCTCGGTCCGGTGGAAGTTAAGGGCTCGAACATCAAGTCCTCCTCGTTCCAGCTGCAGCGCGGCGCCCAGGGCGCGGTGACCAATGAATGGGCCGTCAACATCCAGTTCGATGACGCGGGCACGGCGAAGTTCAAGGAAGTCACCGAGCGGCTGTACCAGTTCTACGCCGCCGGCGGCGGCCAGACCGGCTCGGATCCGCGGGCCCAGTTCGCCATTGTCCTGGACGACCAGGTCATCTCCGCCCCGCGCTCCCTCGCCGTCATCACCGACGGCCGCCCGCAGATCACCGGCGGGTTTACCGAGGAATCCGCGAAGGCGCTCTCCGACCAGCTTCGTTTCGGCGCCCTGCCGATCAGCTTCGAAATCCAGAGCGAACAGCAGATCTCGGCGACACTCGGCGGGGAGCAGCTCCGCATGGGCATGCTCGCCGGCCTGATCGGCCTGCTGCTGGTGGTGGTGTACTCGCTGTTCCAGTACCGGGCCCTCGGCTTCGTGACCGTCGCGTCCCTCGTGATCGCCGGTGTGCTGACGTTCCTGGCCATCGCCATCCTCGGCTGGACCGAAAACTACCGGCTGTCCCTCGCCGGCGTCGCCGGCCTGATCGTGGCCATCGGACAAACGGCCGACTCGTTCATCGTCTACTTCGAACGCATCCGCGACGAGCTCCGCGAAGGCCGCGGCCTGGTCTCGGCCGTGGAGAACGGCTGGAAGCGCGCCAAGCGCACCATCCTCGCATCCAAGGCCGTGAACCTCCTCGCCGCCGTCGTGCTGTTCTTCGTTGCAGTGGGCAACGTCCGCGGCTTCGCCTTCACCCTCGGCCTCACCGCGATCGCCGACCTCATTGTCGTCTTCATGTTCACCCACCCGACCCTGCAACTGCTGGCCCGGACCAAGTTCTTCGGCGAAGGCCACAGGTTCTCGGGCCTGGACCCGAAGCGCCTGGGCGCCGTCCCGCTGTACCGCGGGGCCGGCCGGATCCGTACGCCCGAGGACAAGCCGGTGGCCGTGGTCCGCGCCAAAAACACCGGCGCCGCGGCAGAGGCCGAGCGCCGGATGACGATTGCAGAACGCCGCCTGGCCGAAAAGCAGGAGCAGGCACAACAGGCACAGCTCGCCGGTTCCTCCAAGAGCGCGTCCAAGGAGGGCAAGTAA